The genomic DNA ACATACCAGGTCATAAAGCCTGCCTGGACGACTAAGGGTGGGAGCAACACGTTCCAGCACATCAACACTACTATGTGAAATGTGTGATTCTATCATTCCGATTAGCAGGGGGATGTCACAGCCCCACGGGATTCGCATATCAAGATCAAGTTCGCATCTCTGGGCGATGACATTGATACGCTCTCCGCCGGATATATGACCTGGATTGTATGACACCCGGCTGAGAATTTCTGCTGCTTCTTCTTGTGATATCGAAAGAAGGGATGAGAGTGAGTTTGTGGTATTGTTAATCACTTCGGACACCAGGGGATCCTGTGACCAGGTCATCGCGTGAATCTCTTTACAATACTCCAAAAACGAGCATGCCTGCATTATGGCAGAGTTACCGACCACCGGATGCAGTGACGAATGGCCGGCATCTCCGGTAAAGGTGATATGAAGTCTGACAATCCCTTTCTCTCCGATGACTGGTGACAACACAGGCGTAGGCTCTGCTATCAGACAGGCCTGTGGGCGGAGATACCCCTTTTGAACCAGATACTCCATACCGAAATCCCCGTTTCCCTCCTCATCACAGACAAAAGCGATATCAACCGGTGGTTCGATGCCA from Methanospirillum hungatei JF-1 includes the following:
- a CDS encoding M20 family metallopeptidase; this translates as MMDVARLCSELVKIRSENPPGYTDEVISCLQEFCSHIGIETQVLKKGRKHNLLSKNIQNTLLLCGHVDVVPALPDDWTYPPYSGRIDDTVVHGRGSTDMKGGCAALLCALQKVLNDGIEPPVDIAFVCDEEGNGDFGMEYLVQKGYLRPQACLIAEPTPVLSPVIGEKGIVRLHITFTGDAGHSSLHPVVGNSAIMQACSFLEYCKEIHAMTWSQDPLVSEVINNTTNSLSSLLSISQEEAAEILSRVSYNPGHISGGERINVIAQRCELDLDMRIPWGCDIPLLIGMIESHISHSSVDVLERVAPTLSRPGRLYDLVCAGIESVHGEKAMPGVTQAASDARHLRETGAEVINYGPGDLSLLHAINENIPIRMLNQCMDVYVHVLSNFGSA